aaaaaatattatttaatattcattttattttactaaaatattttcattaaaccttttataaaaattgtaatttcggaatgtaaaatttcaaaaatgattgtatatgataatttttatatcaattatcaatatatatatatatatacttattattaaattaataatcagaAAGTTAGGTTATATCtctaataaaagaaaggagtAACCTTTGTAGTAAGAGCtgttaaatttgataaaattgtGGCCGTAATTGCTTTTAGGAATTAATAAGGAAGTTATTACAATTAAATTAGGCCCTTAGCatctccttctttctttctttcttttttagattaaTTGTAAATGCGAACTTTGGTTTATAagtaattttctcttattatttatggAAGTTTATATTTTAGCCCACTATCATCTGttatataacttaatttttatgtaaagGGTGCTCATACACCGCAGTggaataatgataataataataataataatatgtagTAGGTTTCcacttttattaaaagaaaattaatggTAGAAGGAAGTACCCATTTATGCAGTAGTAATAGGAAACGAagctatttttatattagtagccaaaattcatttttagatattaagtgtatattctatttattagttttaaataattaaatatatatttaataatattaatattaaaataatatatatatatatatatatattattttttatatttattacgATTTTTAGTATTGTGTAGAATTTACCTCATTAATGAGACAAAATATCCATCTCATATTCAtgttttacattttaattctTCATATTTTCATAAGTAGTTGGAATATCAGTATCGGTGAATAATCACATTTTAAATTAcagttatctttttaatatttaatatatatatattaatatactgTGCTAAATTAATTGTATGCTTAGTGACAGTAATATTAGGACagaatataattcttttttttttcttcatacaAGTTAAATTAGTTTCATTAATCACATTATTATGATAAAGTTATAAAGTTAAATGATTCAATAAAAAGTATACGTATATATGTAGGCAGACGAAAGACGCCCCAATCGCCGTATGTTTCTTTCCTGTGTGGGCTAACCATGTTCCATAAAGGATTGTTTGGCATGGCACTTTTGTGGAAAGGGACAATGACTCGGTATcatgtaatattatttttggtccaaaaattatataagcaGATTTGGTTGAGACTTGTAAGAAAGGATATGTGACCGAATTGTGCCAATAACTTAGCTTAGATGGCATCTGTGGTTGAAAGTTTCCCTCACGAAACATGCTTTCAAttctcttttataaaatatgccAACGACAAAGTGCTAACTGCCCATACCTACCCAAGATTTCTAACTTAGATTTCTTGAATCTTTTCCGAATTAAAAAGaacaattaagaaaataaagtacttcaattcttttctttttttcctacACATATATTCTTGTGACTAATAAGTTAgctgtaaaataaaaataaaaattcttatacatatttgatttatgtactataacaaataagaaattaataaatatatatgagtgttttatatttaaatattatataattaacataaattctattatttaaaattaataaatatatattaattatctaatgATTTGATGTATATACTGATACCTAATAACAATTTTTGGTAGAAGAAACTATCCAAAACATACATAATTGTGAAGGGTGATACTACTCGGACAGCATATGACATATGTATGCTCTTGTTATAAAGCAATATATACTGACATTTGCCCACAATTTAACTGTTGAAGAATCATCTATGATAATtctatgaaattatttactagAGTTGGATGAGTTGCAAATTGCCAATGAGCGAGCAGCATATTTCATTGAAACTGAAATTGAAATGAAATGTCAAGATTCATAATCATGATTACTTGTGCACGTCCTTCAAATTATGTAATACCCACGACCTCCTTAATTCATTACAACATAAATGTCTCCTACATCCTTTTAACTTAACTTATTGGATCTCTTGAGGCGCCACGACAATACTTAGACAGAATATGACATTACAATGAGGGATACCATTTTTTCTTAGACATTCCAACCATACCCATTCATAATACAATACTAATACACATCGCTTGGCAACAAGAAAAAGCATAAGGTCCCTGCTGGGCAACTACATATTTATTCACATATATACTGAGGCGACTACTAGGGTTTCATCAAGTTCAACTCCTGATAATTCCCATCACGGGTAACTAATTGTCCTGCAACCAATAATGCCTTATTCTTGCTGACTATTTCAGTAAATTTAAAGAGGATGAACCAAGTTGAAATTTGGGTGGGTAGTATACCCTTTCGCCAGCTCTTCTATCTGCAAGTAACAGGAAACATGCTTATTATAATGAGATTCAGCTTTTCTGGCGCATTACTGAATAGTAATTTTCTTCAATTGAAAGAAGCTTGCCCCTTTTTAATTACACTCTTACCTCcctctttagaattccatttTCCTCTTTCAGAAATGTTTCCTGATAAGATTTTAAGAGcattaatagaaaaatcaaacacAGATAGGCCAAAATGTTCCATTTCGTTATTTCTCTACTATTCGTTAATTCAGAAAATCTCAGTACTAAGCTGTCgataatcaaaacaaaatgtTTACCGCAGAGTAGTCTCATAAAAATTGGAAAATGGCCAATACAAACAACACCTTAAGTTTCATCTTGTCTATTATAGATTgtactaaaaattaatctttCTAAAGTTCATGATTCAATCAGGGTCTTTGCATCGCAGCTCCATTTATGTATTCAGATTAAAGAGAGCTGAAGTGAGAAGCATACTTCTTAAGTTAACTAGTATGCAGCATGCCAAAATTAGATGCAAAATGATGCTATAATGTACAATCATGTCtaggtcttttttttttttttaacctcATTTAACTTTGTGCAAACGTACTAGTTGAGAAGGGTAGACATATTCTTCAAATTTAGTAGAGTGTACCTTTAGGCGAAGAGCACTTACAGACTCCAACCTCAGTGCTGTCTGCAAGAACATTGATGCAATGAGAATGGCAGAAAGACCATATAAGGTAGAACATGGACTCAATAGATGCAACCAGAAACTTTGTTGTTCTGTATAACAGAATGATTTAACTGCAGACTTCTGTTCTGTAGAACTGGAACCAGGATTGGCATTTTGCAAAGCCAAAACTAAAGTCCATCTATTTCATCTGGTTATTTAGCTCATTCGATTAGACAATAGCACAGGTTTCGGACATAATGCTTGCAACATGACCTACCTCAGTCAATACTCCTAACTTCTAATTCCCTGTTAGTCAGTGTTGCTGTTGCATATAGATGAGAACCCCATCCGTCTATGTGGCAATGCGTAGCATTCGTTGTCCTAAAATCATCTTAGCTGAGAACACATAGCCCAAGATGTTGCAGTTTTGTGGAGAAACAATTCCAAGTATTATCTACAAAATAGTCCTAATAATTTGAGGCTATGGCAAAAGCAAGCACAATTTTTGCAAAACTTATATAACCACGACGAGATGCAGTTTGATAAAGGATGCTATAATGTACAAATCATTTGATCAGTAATTAGGTCCGAATAAGAACGATATGTCCATGTGATTAAGACCATGAGATGAGATTAAGACTTTGCCAAGTCAATCCAGAATACAAGATAGCTAGAACCAGGCTCATTtgatcaattatatattattgtttaattgcgATGGATTAGAGTCCAAACTTGAGGTAccagaacaaaagaaatataaaggtGCTATCACCAACCTTTTGAGCTCTGATTTGTCTCAATGCAGCATGCAGTTGATTCTCCAACTTGACAAGGTCAGTCACACTAAGCTTCTCAGCATTTGGACCGTCAAGTTGCCTGTGTCAACCTAAACTATTATCAGTGAACCATTTGTTTTAGGCAAAAGGTACATATAAGCCCTTAACCTGTATTCCAAAGTATAATTAaccattcaataattaaatgtctcacttaaatttcaatatttttattaaatttgaaacttAAATTTAACACTTGCAATTATTATTGCCGGCAAACTGAGCATTGTTGAACTACACGAATGAATAGCACAGACAGGCCTAAAGAGGCATTGTTCTACAGCCTACAACTAGTCTGCCCTAACTAGAGAAGATCTATGACCAACTCAACCGGAAAAGTTGCGTGTGGATCCAACACATTGTAGATCGAGAGTGGagatgaaatttttaatattagtacaTATTTAATACGCTACAGATCGAGAGCGGAggtgaaattttttaatattagtacgtatatttctttttgtatgtTATTCGATATGCTAATTTAGTTCAACCcgaaaatagttaaattaaaaccATTTAAACATGCTTAGAGCTTAAACATCGGTTAGTTAATTATACTTTGAAGGTTAAGAGTTTATTATACCGTTTGCTTTGTTttatggtatttccatttaaGGCAGGAAAGATAGAACAGTTAGAGAACTTGCATTTCAACTATTTTCAGTAGCTCTGCATATGATATCCTGCTTGTGTACTCTGTGTGATTGATCTGCGTAAGCAAGTAGTTGACCCATTTCATAACACACCACAGCATAACAACAAACAGAAAATTATAGGAAACTCGCAGCGTGGAGCAGCCTGTTTACCTCTGCCTGGTTAGCACCTTTAAAAGATGCAAACCCCGCTTCAAGACGCACCTTGTATTTGTCGAGAAGCCTGGGCAAACTGAGTCATAAAAGAGAATGCAATATAGTAAAGATCGAATTGActataatgaatataaatcttaattaaactTCAAAACCAACGTGGAAAATTAGTTATCAAGCTCAAttgtacaaaaagaaaaaaaggaatatataaatagtccATTGGCCTCAAGATCTAACAGAATTTATAGGGAGAAAAGGAAAGCTTGCAGTAGGCTGCTTGTGTTCCATATGGAATAAATAACTGGTGGCGCTAGCCATTACTCATTAGAGTTCTATAGCCAAAACTTGCCAGCAAGGTGAACTTTTACATGCATCAAGAGTATGGGGTATGCTATCTGAAAAGGCAAATTGTGTTACACTGCTGTAACATAATCACAACAAACATGTAGACATTGAAATAGTGCGTACTTTTCCAGTATGAGAGTTATTATAAAGTCATCAATAAGAAAGCCAACTAATtaacaagaaaatgaatttggcAAGGAAGAAAACTTGAGGCCCCATAGCTTGAAGCATCAGCTAAGCCTAACTCCTGAATCTTTCCACCAAATGACACTCATCTAAAGTTAATAATATTGCTTTTCACATCAATGGATACGTTGATTTGTGACAGAAATGATGGCCGGATTACAAAAAGAGTATAAGCCCATTGGAGATCTTAAGTAGCATTTCCATTTGCTTAAGAATCTTACCATGTTCAGAGATTtaggaaggaaaaaaaaaaaaaattaatcttacAGTTCTCTTAACCTATTTCCATGATTTCTATGGAAGATATTTCATTAATCAAGAACATGCAATTCTTGAAcggataaaattataaatgatcTCTCTCACACAACCCAATAACATCCTCCTTGATTAACCCCAATTACTCAATTGTGCTACATAATACCTAAACTAATACGGGTACTTAttgaaaataatcctatattTTTGTTTCGCATTCCTACTGAATGCAAAAATctctataataataaagctATTTATAGTTATAGAGAAGAAATGGCTACAATAATAAATCTATGTTTAGAGAAGCTATTAGGTTTCCCACATGAATCTTAATCAGTTCGGATGTTCGATATAACGGTCAAGACGCTAGAAAGTTACTTTAACCTCGGATGAAAGTAATAAATTTTGCAATTGAATGGATTGAAACCCTATGAATCCATCAATGGTCTCTCATCCTCAATCAGATCTCTCTATCAACAGTAAAAGAATTCTTTATATTCTTTACCTGTGTGGTTTATGGCAGTTTTGAAACACTTTCTAtgatatcaaatatatatctatGCTGAAAGCTGTAAATTTCAGTCatatcaatagaaaaaaagaattcatttAGCAAAATCTGGAATTCATGGAACAAGGATATGATTGTTTGGTTGTAAgttgaattaaattgtttggtttaatttttGGTGCTCATTCATGTGTCTCGTCTTAGCATTGTGGATTTTGGCTTTATATTGCTTACTGCAGCAGTTGATGctcatttttgttttgtatctcaatagatatattttcttttatgtgatttctatttttttgttctcttGGACTGCTGTTTTGTATGCCATGCTATTCTATAAGGTTCTTCGATCCTTTTATCAGTTGAAGTGCAAAGTGAGATGTTTAATCACATATGGACTTATTCTTTGTGTATCAGAGTTGTTTGAATTTTTAGTTTGGGTATTTCTAATTGAATTATCATCAGttttactctaattttctGTAATATTTTATGCTTCAAAATTAGACAAATTAGACTCGAAATTATTAAAGTTATACCATATCTATCCAAACCTAAATTTGATGTGTGCAAAATTGATGTGACAATCCAGCATGAGAAATTAAGTTGGCCACATCACTTTAAAATCCaacctaaatttttatttaaaaaaaaaaaattaaaactcattGTTTTATCTCCTCCCAAATCTAACAttcccaaatcaaatttttcctaaatattttaaaacaacCGCAATTTTATTGAGTTTCAgatttcaatttctatttgttttattccatgcataaaattttagatatttaagaaaaagacaaaaatcgcaatgtcataaaaatttaaaattgaaaaatttaatatcttatatTCTCTTAAATTTGCTctcagtttcttttttttttttttacttcctTATATTGTATTTACTTCTCTCTTCAAGACtatatcaagaaaataaatgaactttttgacagaaaaataaatggaCTTTCTATGTTTAGATCCAAATCTTGCAATCTATCAAGAATAGGATTATAATATGCTTCTACTTCTGCTTCTTACTCATATccagattttaaaattttgaatccaatatttaattaaattttttattagttaaatctAATGCGGTTTCATTGAAATCTAATTCAAGTTCTATGGATATTGGCTCTGATGAAATTTGGCACACGTTTAATATAGTTTGAATAAACTTGGAATATCTTTGGTTATTTTGAGCATATTTTATCTAGTTTTGAAGTATAAGATATTACtgaaaattagattaaatttcaTGATAGTTTAGACCATTTCGCCATCTTTTAAATGTATTCAAGTGAGCCTTATGGCTTGAGTAGGTCGCATTGTcatgttatatttttctatttcaattaaaattatattaataaaaatcttatgattataaaaaaaattaacaacgTAGCCTCATTACATAAACGGTTGAAGCAACAATACATTGattaatatctataattaaattgttaataGCTTTGAAcaattttaatctattttggatattatttataaaaatttctaaatttctccatgcataaaaataagattattcTGTgcataaaaatcttagatatttaaaaatagagttCCAGCAACAAtgcatttttataatttattttataaaaatttctctatcatctatttttaatgttattattaattcttttgttaTGTTATTACAAGTCAATGTCATTAATAATTGCGAGAGAAACCGAATATGTTTGAAATTAATATCTACTCTACTCTGTTATAGACGTGTCTTATGTCAATATATGCATCTATGAACTATATTAGAATAatggaaaataagaaaagaaaaagaaacatacataactatataaaagaatgagcaatggtttttgttttttctttctctaatataatgtttgaattcttttttccaCATTTTCTGCTTGTTTTTATGATTATATCATACGTTCTTTTTAACCTACAATTAATTACATTCCCAACAagctatttatttatagtttttaataataaaaaaagaagaagacatATAACAAATATTTCAAGCATTAACCCTTGAAGTACTCCATTCCCGATTCTTCGTCTTGTTGTATCtcggtttttttttttcgtgtTGTATGTTGAGATAGACTCAAAATTCTAATGTGACTTAGAAAGATAGTTTTCTAGTTTAAAtgtaagaaatatttttcaagTGAATGGATGATTATCTTCTATATCGTGTGAAAATCTATCATAGAGATGTTCAAAATTGGGTTTAAAGTCCTAATGGTCTACAGTTGATGGGGATTATTAACTCTATAAGTAGGACCATTCtatcatatataatttggTTCTAGTCTAATGTTAAGTGGTATATTGACAATATAGTAAATagcttaattattttaggACAAACTATATTCTATTTGCAATTAgttatatagtttttttattactataatgtatagtttaattaattatgattcATGGCTATAAGGGAGATTGAGAAATCATGTATGTATTACGTATGTAAAACTTAAGAACCTTATTAATCAAACTAGtgaaaaatatgttaaattggAAAATAATCCAAAGCTAATAGACTTTCTACAACAGCCAAGAATCCATTTAGCATGTGAACCCGAGAAACacagataaaattaaacttaaataCACCAGGTACAACAAATATAAAGCACAAAAAATGAGTGTAAGCAAAGTCCAAATTCTCATAGTAGATTAAAGGACCAGAAACAAGAGCTAATAGGCCTTACAACATTACAATGTgactgaaaataaaataagaaacaagAAGTTTCACACTAATCATAAATTATCAAACTAGAATCACAGTTTTTGACACTAATCTTATAAGTTCTCAAAAGGATTTACAGAAATAGCAGAAAGATACTATGTGAGAACTAAATGCCTCACAACCAATTATCACCATAACTTGAGACATCAACCGGTTAGCAGCACTTAAGAAACATAATTGCTAGAGGAAAATAGAATCATTAACTAAAAGCAAGAGATACCTGCAgaaaaaaattgcaaagaaaTCGCAACTATTGGTAGCAATAGGTGTCACCCTGATTAACAAAGAGACATAAGAGATGCGCAAGCCCATCCTCTGTTCTTTTCCCAACATACTTAGCAATAGTTGCGCAAGCCATCTCTCATGTCTCTTTGTTAATTAGGGTGACACCTATTGCTGCCAATAACTGCGATTTTTTTGCAATTGTTTTCTGCAGGTATCTTTTGCTTTTAGTTAATGATTATGTTTTTCTCTAGCGATTGCTTTTCTTAAGTGTTGTTAACTGGTTAATGTATGAAGTTATAACGATAATTGGTTGTGAGACATTCAGTTCTCACATAGTGtctttttgctatttttgtaAATCTTTTTGAGAACTTATAGGATTAGTGTGAAAAACTGTGAACCCCAGTTTGGTAATTTATGATGTgaaatttcttgttttttattttattttcagccACATTGTAATGTTGTGAGGCCTATTAGCTCTTGTTTCTAGTCCTTTCATCTATTGTTAGAATTTGGACTCTTCTCATGCTTGATTTTGTTCTTGGTACTCTATATTTGTTGTACGTGGTCTCTTTGAGTTTACTTTTATCTTTGTGTTTCTCGGGTTCACATGCTAGATGGATTCTTAGGTGTCTTTTTAGGTGTCGTAGAAAGTCTATTAGCTTTGGATTGTTTCCCAATTTGACATATTTTCactaatttgattaataagattcttaaattttacacacgtaatatatatatatatatatatatatatatatatatatataataataataataataataataacaacatgATCTCTCAATCTCCCTTATAGCCATgaatcataattaattaaactatacATTATAGTaaccaaaaattatataactgATTGCAAATAGAATATAGTTTGTcctaaaataattaagctATTTACTATATTGTCAATACACCACAAATTGGAAATAACCACTTAACATTACTAGAGCCAAATTATATCTCGTAGAATTATCCTATTTATAGAGTTAATAATCCCATCAAGTCTAGACTATTAGGACTCTAAACCTAATTTTGAACATCTCTGTGATAGATTTTCACACAATATAGAAGATAATCATCCATTCacttgaaaaaatatttcttacaTTTAAACTAGAAAATTATCTTTCCAAGTCATACTAGAATTTTGAGTCTGTCTCAACATAcaacatgaaaaaaaaaaaaagagatacaGCAAGAAGAAGAACCGAGTACTTCAAGGGTTAATGCtttaaatatttgttatatatcttcttttttctattaaaaattataaataaacaacatGTTGGGAATgtaattaattgtaaattaaaaaaaacgtatgatataattataaaaacaagCGAAAGATCCggaaaaaagaattcaaacaTTAGATTAGAtagagaaaaaacaaaaacaattgctcctttttttatatagttgtatgtatgcttttttttcttttcttatttttcattattctaaTATAGTTTATAGATGCATATATTAACATAAGACACATCCATAATAGAGTAGAATAGAtactaatttcaaaatatagtTGGTTTCTCTCGCAATTATTAATGACATTGACTTGTAATAATATAGtataaataacataacaaaaaaattaataataacattagaAATAGATGACGgagaaatttttataaaataagttgTGAAAATGCATTGTTGCTGGAGctctattttaaatatctaaaatttttatgcatggaataatcttatttttataaacttaCTTTTCTGCATGgagaaattttagaaatttttataaacaatatccaaaatagattaaaattgTTTAAAGCTATTAACAAATTAGTTATAGATACTAATCAGTATATTGTTGCTTCAACTGTTTATATAATGAGGCTACGtcgttaattttttttatgattataattaatttttattaatataactttaattgaaatagaaaaatataatatgacaaTGCGACCTATACAAGCTATCAGGCTCACTTGAATACATTTAAAAAGATGGCAAAATAGTCCAAACTATCATGAAATTTAATCCAATTTTTAGTAATATCttcaaaattagataaaataagctcaaaataaccaaaaatattcCAAGTTTATCCAAAATACATT
The sequence above is drawn from the Ricinus communis isolate WT05 ecotype wild-type chromosome 7, ASM1957865v1, whole genome shotgun sequence genome and encodes:
- the LOC8286776 gene encoding MADS-box protein EJ2, producing MGRKKVALKLIENKSRRQVTFSKRRNGLMKKALELSVLCDVEVGLFIFSSSGKLYQFCSTNSLPRLLDKYKVRLEAGFASFKGANQAEINHTEYTSRISYAELLKIVEMQLDGPNAEKLSVTDLVKLENQLHAALRQIRAQKTALRLESVSALRLKETFLKEENGILKREIEELAKGYTTHPNFNLVHPL